In the genome of Bradyrhizobium arachidis, one region contains:
- a CDS encoding DUF3551 domain-containing protein, with the protein MRGRITLPIVATFSLALATFALDASTPARAFGTNHAFCLTGDEWPGLSNCRFDSYAQCQASASGRALTCIANPYFAGQSDDPYAYQNRPRTFTPGYFSSR; encoded by the coding sequence ATGCGTGGACGAATTACTCTCCCCATTGTCGCCACATTTTCGCTCGCTCTCGCCACATTCGCGCTCGACGCAAGCACGCCCGCGCGCGCGTTCGGAACCAATCATGCGTTCTGCCTCACGGGCGACGAATGGCCGGGACTGAGCAATTGCAGGTTCGACAGCTACGCGCAGTGTCAGGCAAGCGCATCGGGCCGCGCTCTGACCTGCATCGCCAATCCCTACTTCGCAGGCCAGAGCGATGATCCCTATGCGTATCAGAACCGACCGCGCACATTCACGCCGGGCTATTTCTCGTCGCGCTGA
- a CDS encoding DUF3551 domain-containing protein encodes MHRTSLALVAISALFMSTHARAQTYDPNYPVCMQIYGQVGYFDCRYASLEQCKFLAVGRSASCVVNPYFAQAKPARRSRRAN; translated from the coding sequence ATGCACCGCACATCCCTTGCGCTCGTTGCGATCAGCGCGCTCTTCATGAGCACGCATGCGCGCGCGCAGACTTATGATCCGAACTATCCCGTCTGCATGCAGATCTACGGTCAGGTCGGCTATTTCGATTGCCGCTACGCCTCGCTCGAGCAGTGCAAGTTTCTCGCCGTCGGACGTTCGGCGAGCTGCGTCGTGAACCCGTATTTCGCTCAGGCAAAACCTGCTCGGCGGTCGAGACGCGCCAATTAG
- a CDS encoding MFS transporter: MTTSHSATSPRANSSSASAPPHLAVILFSLAMGGFAIGTTEFASMSLLPFFAADLHIDEPAAGHAISAYALGVVLGAPLIAVAGARFARRTQLLVLMAVFALGNALTALAPGFGWMIAARFLSGLPHGAYFGIAALVAASLVPQHRRSQAIGQVMLGLTIATIIGVPLANLIGQAVGWRASFGLVSVLALLTVLLCALFAPRDQAGKSDPLRELGALRSGRVWITLAIGAIGFGGMFAVYTYLATTLIEVTRVSPAVIPFFLAIFGIGATLGNLFVPRFADRALMPTAGVILLFAAVALLLFPLAAGNPWLLAADVFAIGASVSLGAILQTRLMDVAGDAQALAAALNHSAFNTANALGPFLGGLAIREGLGWTSTGPVGAVLALLGFLIWIVAWRDAKSAPVVVNTPPLTSPLAPARPAPPLAPDHRSRAKDPVA, encoded by the coding sequence ATGACGACCTCGCACTCCGCGACCTCGCCCCGCGCGAACTCATCCTCGGCTTCCGCGCCCCCTCACCTCGCCGTCATCCTGTTCTCGCTCGCAATGGGCGGCTTTGCGATCGGAACCACCGAATTCGCGTCGATGAGCCTGCTGCCGTTCTTCGCCGCCGACCTCCATATCGACGAGCCGGCCGCAGGACACGCGATCAGCGCCTATGCGCTCGGCGTGGTGCTGGGCGCACCGCTGATTGCCGTAGCTGGCGCACGCTTCGCGCGGCGCACGCAGCTATTGGTGCTGATGGCCGTGTTCGCGCTCGGCAACGCTCTCACCGCGCTGGCACCTGGCTTCGGCTGGATGATCGCGGCACGCTTCCTCTCGGGGCTGCCGCATGGTGCCTATTTCGGCATCGCTGCGCTGGTCGCGGCCTCGCTCGTTCCCCAGCATCGCCGCTCCCAGGCGATCGGCCAGGTCATGCTTGGCCTCACCATAGCCACGATCATCGGCGTGCCGCTGGCCAATCTGATCGGCCAGGCGGTCGGCTGGCGCGCGAGTTTTGGTCTCGTCTCTGTGCTGGCGTTGCTGACGGTGTTGCTTTGCGCGCTGTTCGCGCCGCGCGACCAGGCCGGCAAGTCCGACCCGCTGCGCGAGCTCGGTGCACTCCGAAGCGGACGCGTCTGGATCACGCTGGCGATCGGCGCCATTGGCTTTGGCGGCATGTTTGCCGTCTACACCTATCTGGCGACGACATTGATCGAGGTCACCAGGGTCAGCCCTGCCGTGATCCCGTTCTTTCTCGCGATATTCGGTATCGGCGCCACGCTCGGCAATCTGTTCGTGCCGCGCTTCGCCGACCGCGCCTTGATGCCGACGGCGGGCGTGATCCTGCTGTTCGCTGCGGTCGCGCTGCTGCTGTTTCCGCTGGCCGCCGGCAATCCCTGGCTGCTCGCGGCGGACGTCTTCGCGATCGGCGCCAGCGTCTCGCTCGGCGCCATCCTCCAGACCCGGCTGATGGACGTGGCGGGCGATGCACAGGCGCTCGCTGCCGCGCTGAACCATTCGGCGTTCAACACCGCCAATGCGCTCGGTCCCTTCCTCGGCGGCCTCGCCATTCGCGAGGGGCTGGGCTGGACCTCGACCGGGCCAGTCGGCGCCGTGCTTGCGCTGCTCGGTTTCCTGATCTGGATCGTCGCCTGGCGAGACGCCAAGTCTGCGCCGGTCGTGGTCAATACCCCGCCCTTGACCTCGCCCTTGGCTCCAGCACGACCGGCGCCACCGCTTGCGCCGGATCACCGCAGCCGTGCAAAGGATCCGGTCGCATAG
- a CDS encoding helix-turn-helix transcriptional regulator, translating to MADPRRVEFGDFLRSRREKLSPKTVGLPAGRRRRTAGLRREEVAQLAGIGVDWYIRLEQGRTVSPSVTTIDALARALRLTKTEHAHLKALARDGDKRAFTREVVPAPIRRMIESLPHPAYITGRRWDVLAWNDAAEEVFAFGQLPEQDRNTLLLVLTNKQTRKFYGAGWSDVAKSMVAMFRATHDVWAGDPAFAELLMRLREGSPEFVKWWEAHEIRSTSSGLKTMNHPTRGLLRFEHTSFQANDDPALKLVIYTPV from the coding sequence ATGGCCGACCCACGCCGCGTCGAATTCGGCGACTTCCTCAGGTCCCGCCGCGAGAAGCTGTCACCGAAGACCGTCGGGCTTCCGGCCGGCCGCCGGCGGCGCACCGCGGGGCTGCGCCGCGAGGAGGTCGCCCAGCTCGCCGGCATCGGTGTCGACTGGTACATCCGCCTCGAGCAAGGCCGCACCGTCAGTCCCTCCGTCACCACCATCGACGCGCTCGCCCGCGCGCTGCGCCTGACCAAGACCGAGCACGCGCATCTGAAGGCGCTGGCGCGCGACGGCGACAAGCGCGCGTTCACGCGCGAGGTCGTGCCGGCGCCCATTCGGCGCATGATCGAGAGCCTGCCACATCCGGCCTACATCACCGGGCGGCGCTGGGACGTATTGGCCTGGAACGATGCCGCCGAGGAGGTCTTCGCCTTCGGGCAGTTGCCCGAGCAGGATCGCAATACGCTGCTGCTGGTGCTGACCAACAAGCAGACGCGAAAGTTCTACGGCGCGGGCTGGAGCGACGTCGCCAAGAGCATGGTCGCGATGTTTCGCGCCACCCACGACGTCTGGGCCGGCGATCCCGCCTTCGCCGAATTGCTGATGCGGCTGCGCGAGGGCAGTCCGGAGTTCGTCAAATGGTGGGAGGCGCACGAGATCCGCAGCACCTCGTCGGGCCTCAAGACCATGAACCATCCGACCAGGGGCCTGCTCCGGTTCGAGCACACCAGCTTCCAGGCCAATGACGATCCCGCGCTGAAGCTCGTGATCTATACGCCGGTGTAG
- a CDS encoding GAF domain-containing protein, with protein sequence MTTATGAHLTDRNSVLATLGDYIREISNPDDLAYAAAELLGRSLDVSRAGYGTVDTSAETITINRDWNAPGILSLAGVLHFRDYGSYIDDLKRGDTVICADAEKDPRVGDRARALEAISARAFVNMPISEPDGVVALLYLNHATPREWISEELELIREVAERTRTAVERRRAETSVRENEGRLLFLDALNKATAKTRDADGVLAVTTRMLGEHLGVSSCAYADMDPDEDGFTIRGDWAPPGAIHIVGHYSLADFGKKAVQELSAGRPLVINDNLKEIAPEEAATFQRIGIGSTICMPFVKEGRLTALMAIHHRGPHLWTRRELVLLTEVTERSWAHIERVRSEEAAREAAERLSLANGAAGIGTWDYDPINDVLRWDDRCKALFGLSADADVSYEGAFLKGLHPEDRDRAHEAVSKALSPESPATYNIEYRTVGIEDGVERWIAATGDALFSNGRAVRFIGTVLDITEKKKSERHLRILNDTGASVARERELERIVQVVTDAGVELSGAQFGAFFYNVLTQDGGSYMLYALSGAPRSAFENFPMPRNTAVFEPTFKGTAVVRSDDILQDPRYGKNVPRKGMPEGHLPVRSYLAVPVVSRSGEVLGGLFFGHGETGKFQAEHESALLGIAGHAATAIDNARLLARLQMLNAELEQRVADEIAERMKAEEQLRQAQKMEAVGQLTGGIAHDFNNMLAVILGSLNLAKRRLGKGEVNIDRFIDGAIDGANRAATLTQRLLAFSRQQPLAPEIMDINKMIGGMSELLDRSLGELIRLETVLAAGLWRVRADPAQLESAVLNLAVNARDAMPKGGKLTIETSNASIDQRYAREYALAPGQYVLIAVTDNGVGIANDVLGRVFDPFFTTKEVGKGTGLGLSQVYGFVRQSGGHVKIYSEVGVGTTVKVYLPRFVGDEKIREALESTVHPGADFKETILVVEDDERVRNISSESLRELGYTVFEAAGAKEAIRKIEDGPVPNLLFTDVVMPEMTGAELAAELLKRHPGLKVLFTTGYTRNAIVHNGMLDAGKHLLSKPFAIEDLAAKVRSLLDEL encoded by the coding sequence ATGACGACGGCGACCGGGGCGCATTTGACCGATCGCAACTCCGTCCTTGCCACCCTTGGCGACTACATCCGGGAGATCAGCAATCCCGACGATCTCGCCTATGCCGCGGCGGAGCTGCTCGGCCGCAGCCTCGATGTGAGTCGGGCGGGCTACGGTACGGTCGACACGTCGGCCGAAACCATCACCATCAACCGCGATTGGAATGCGCCCGGCATTTTGAGCCTCGCCGGCGTGCTGCACTTCCGCGACTATGGCAGTTACATCGACGACCTCAAGCGCGGCGACACCGTCATTTGTGCCGACGCAGAGAAGGACCCGCGCGTCGGCGATCGCGCGCGGGCGCTCGAGGCGATCTCAGCCCGTGCATTCGTCAATATGCCGATCTCGGAGCCCGATGGGGTCGTGGCTCTGCTCTACCTCAACCATGCAACGCCTCGGGAATGGATCTCGGAAGAGCTCGAGCTCATCCGCGAAGTTGCCGAGCGCACGCGCACGGCCGTCGAGCGTCGGCGCGCGGAGACGTCCGTCCGCGAGAACGAAGGACGCCTGCTCTTTTTGGATGCGCTCAACAAGGCGACCGCCAAGACCCGCGATGCGGACGGTGTCCTTGCGGTGACGACAAGGATGCTCGGTGAGCATCTCGGCGTGTCGAGCTGCGCCTATGCCGATATGGACCCCGACGAGGATGGCTTCACCATACGCGGGGATTGGGCGCCCCCGGGGGCGATCCACATCGTGGGGCACTACAGCCTCGCCGATTTCGGCAAGAAGGCGGTTCAGGAGCTGAGTGCCGGCAGGCCGCTCGTCATCAATGACAATCTGAAGGAGATTGCACCAGAGGAAGCGGCCACGTTCCAGAGGATCGGCATCGGCTCCACGATCTGCATGCCCTTCGTCAAGGAGGGGCGCCTGACCGCGTTGATGGCAATTCATCACCGCGGGCCGCACCTTTGGACCCGGCGCGAACTCGTTCTGCTCACCGAGGTGACCGAGCGATCTTGGGCGCACATCGAGCGCGTTCGATCGGAAGAGGCTGCGCGGGAGGCTGCCGAACGGCTCAGTCTTGCGAACGGCGCTGCCGGGATCGGCACCTGGGACTATGACCCGATCAACGACGTCTTGCGATGGGACGACCGCTGCAAGGCATTGTTCGGTTTGTCCGCCGATGCGGACGTCAGCTATGAAGGGGCCTTCCTGAAGGGCCTGCATCCCGAGGACAGGGACCGCGCGCATGAGGCTGTTTCCAAGGCCCTGTCGCCGGAGTCCCCGGCAACCTACAACATCGAGTATCGGACGGTCGGCATCGAGGACGGTGTCGAACGCTGGATCGCCGCCACCGGCGATGCTCTCTTTTCCAACGGTCGCGCTGTCCGGTTCATCGGCACGGTCCTGGATATCACCGAGAAGAAAAAGTCCGAGCGTCATCTGAGAATTCTGAACGACACGGGCGCCTCGGTCGCGCGCGAACGTGAGCTCGAGAGGATCGTTCAGGTCGTCACGGACGCCGGCGTCGAACTGTCGGGCGCGCAGTTCGGGGCGTTTTTCTACAACGTGCTGACGCAGGACGGCGGCAGCTACATGCTCTATGCATTGTCTGGCGCGCCTAGATCCGCGTTTGAAAACTTTCCGATGCCGCGCAACACCGCCGTGTTCGAGCCGACCTTCAAGGGGACGGCGGTGGTCAGGTCCGACGACATCCTGCAGGACCCTCGCTATGGCAAGAATGTGCCGCGGAAGGGCATGCCCGAGGGCCATCTTCCCGTTCGATCCTATTTGGCAGTCCCCGTGGTCTCGCGAAGCGGTGAAGTGCTCGGCGGACTGTTCTTCGGTCACGGTGAAACCGGAAAATTTCAGGCCGAACACGAGTCCGCGTTGCTCGGCATCGCCGGCCATGCCGCAACCGCCATCGACAATGCGCGCCTTCTGGCCCGGCTCCAGATGCTCAATGCCGAGCTGGAGCAGCGGGTTGCCGACGAGATTGCCGAACGCATGAAAGCCGAGGAGCAGCTGCGGCAGGCTCAAAAGATGGAAGCCGTGGGGCAGTTGACCGGAGGCATCGCCCACGACTTCAACAATATGCTGGCCGTCATTCTCGGCAGCTTGAACCTCGCCAAGCGGCGGCTCGGAAAGGGCGAGGTCAACATCGACCGCTTCATCGATGGGGCCATTGACGGAGCGAACCGCGCAGCCACCTTGACGCAGAGGCTGCTGGCCTTCTCCCGCCAGCAGCCGCTTGCGCCTGAAATCATGGACATCAACAAGATGATCGGCGGCATGAGCGAACTGCTCGACCGATCGCTTGGCGAGCTCATTCGACTCGAAACGGTTCTGGCGGCCGGTCTCTGGCGCGTCAGAGCGGACCCTGCGCAACTGGAAAGCGCGGTGCTTAATCTGGCGGTCAATGCCCGCGATGCCATGCCCAAGGGCGGCAAGCTGACCATCGAAACAAGCAACGCGTCGATCGATCAAAGATATGCTCGCGAATACGCACTGGCGCCCGGGCAATATGTCCTCATTGCCGTGACGGATAACGGCGTCGGAATAGCGAACGACGTGCTGGGCAGGGTGTTCGACCCGTTCTTCACGACCAAGGAAGTGGGCAAGGGGACCGGCCTTGGACTGAGCCAGGTCTATGGTTTCGTGAGGCAGTCAGGCGGCCACGTGAAAATCTACTCGGAGGTCGGCGTCGGCACGACCGTCAAGGTCTACCTGCCGCGCTTCGTCGGCGATGAGAAAATTCGGGAGGCCTTGGAGAGCACGGTGCATCCCGGCGCGGACTTCAAGGAGACCATTCTCGTCGTCGAGGATGATGAACGTGTGCGCAACATCTCGTCGGAAAGTCTGCGCGAACTCGGCTACACCGTCTTCGAAGCGGCAGGCGCGAAAGAGGCGATCAGGAAGATCGAAGACGGTCCCGTTCCGAATCTGCTGTTTACGGATGTCGTGATGCCTGAAATGACGGGCGCCGAGCTGGCAGCCGAGCTGTTGAAACGACACCCTGGACTGAAAGTGCTGTTCACAACAGGCTATACGCGCAATGCCATCGTTCATAACGGCATGCTCGATGCCGGCAAGCATCTGCTCTCCAAGCCGTTTGCGATCGAAGATCTGGCAGCCAAGGTCCGCAGTCTGCTTGACGAGCTTTGA
- a CDS encoding HD domain-containing protein: MTSVISGVKIPDSKLAREATELVRSYEDEMLFNHSVRVYVFGAMKGQRQKLKFDAELLYVAALFHDLGLVDHYHTQTKRFEVDGADAARDFLRARDIGEAQADLVWEAIALHTTPGIPQYMRPEIALTNAGVLVDVVGVGFDEYTPEQREQVISAFPRGDFKNEFLKVQTCSALKKPQTTFGTVNFDYIEDHDPSFRKPNACTRIRNTPWPS, translated from the coding sequence ATGACGAGCGTGATCTCCGGCGTGAAGATTCCCGACAGCAAGCTGGCGCGCGAGGCAACAGAACTGGTGCGCAGTTACGAGGACGAGATGCTGTTCAACCATTCCGTTCGCGTCTACGTGTTCGGCGCGATGAAGGGACAGCGTCAAAAGCTGAAGTTCGATGCCGAGCTGCTCTATGTCGCGGCGCTGTTCCACGATCTCGGCCTGGTCGATCACTACCATACGCAGACCAAGCGGTTCGAGGTCGACGGTGCGGATGCCGCGCGTGACTTCCTCCGGGCGCGCGACATCGGCGAGGCGCAAGCCGATCTGGTGTGGGAGGCGATCGCGCTGCACACCACTCCCGGCATTCCGCAATATATGCGGCCGGAGATCGCGCTCACCAACGCGGGAGTGCTGGTGGACGTCGTCGGCGTTGGGTTCGACGAGTATACGCCGGAGCAGCGCGAGCAGGTGATATCAGCGTTTCCGCGCGGCGATTTCAAGAACGAGTTCCTGAAGGTGCAGACCTGCTCAGCGCTGAAGAAGCCGCAGACCACGTTCGGGACGGTGAACTTCGACTACATCGAGGATCACGATCCCTCCTTCCGCAAGCCGAACGCGTGCACGCGCATCCGCAACACGCCCTGGCCAAGCTGA
- a CDS encoding carboxymuconolactone decarboxylase family protein has translation MTGRLDYDRIAPAGVKALGGVYGYIMQSDLPAALFNLVYLRVSQINNCAYCLDLHMRDLLKSGLKIEKLALLQAWPEAGDLFDARERAALAWAETVTRVADTGVPDQAYEAARTVFEERELVDLTIAIGLMNTYNRMAISFRKTPRAVSEKAA, from the coding sequence ATGACTGGGCGCCTCGACTACGACCGCATCGCACCGGCAGGCGTGAAAGCGTTGGGCGGCGTCTACGGCTACATCATGCAGAGCGATCTTCCCGCGGCGTTGTTCAACCTCGTCTATCTGCGGGTATCGCAGATCAACAACTGCGCCTACTGCCTCGACCTGCACATGCGCGATCTGCTCAAGAGCGGGCTGAAGATCGAAAAGCTCGCCCTGCTGCAGGCGTGGCCGGAAGCCGGTGATCTCTTCGACGCGCGCGAGCGCGCGGCTCTGGCATGGGCCGAGACGGTGACGCGCGTTGCGGATACCGGCGTGCCGGATCAGGCCTATGAGGCCGCCCGGACGGTGTTCGAGGAGCGCGAGCTCGTCGATCTCACCATCGCGATCGGCCTGATGAACACGTACAACCGCATGGCGATCAGCTTCCGCAAGACGCCGCGGGCCGTATCGGAAAAGGCAGCCTGA
- a CDS encoding PLP-dependent aminotransferase family protein, whose translation MTKPLRLELDRSARTPLAEQIHNGIRAAIENGVLAPGARLPSWQDLAAQLGVARGTVRSAYEKLSSAQLIVAGRATGTHVADRLSFPVRQDKAPDPGSFMEMYRELTAGPAFFQMGVPGQATLPATLLARIRAQAVRVEMSAPAIYPDPRGELELRREIAAYLALARGIACAPSQIVITGGFSGGLGLALRVLGLEQEKVWMEDPGFPFTRHGLELARLSVVPIPVDADGIDVTYGLQHAPDAALAVVTPGQQAPLGSTLSLERRARLLDWAAQGKAWVIEDDYLSELQLKGRATPALASLDRAGRVIHIGSFSKTVTPTLRLGFVVAPTALASRFAEAAACLAPAPGPAVQLAMADFIREGHYLRHLRRTKRAYAAQADTLLKLLRARTANVALAGLAAVLRLPNGTSDLSIAREAASFGLAPTPLSLWYASEASARPGLLLGIATSPQKRIEASCEKLFEIIERQV comes from the coding sequence ATGACCAAACCGCTGCGGCTGGAGCTCGATCGGTCCGCCAGGACGCCGTTGGCAGAGCAGATCCACAACGGGATCAGGGCCGCCATCGAGAACGGCGTGCTCGCACCGGGCGCCCGTCTGCCCTCCTGGCAGGACCTCGCCGCCCAGCTTGGCGTCGCGCGCGGCACCGTGCGTTCGGCCTATGAAAAGCTCTCCTCCGCCCAGCTGATCGTCGCCGGCCGCGCGACCGGAACGCATGTCGCCGATCGGCTCTCCTTCCCCGTTCGGCAGGACAAGGCCCCGGACCCCGGCTCGTTCATGGAAATGTACCGCGAGCTCACCGCGGGGCCGGCCTTCTTCCAGATGGGCGTGCCCGGCCAGGCAACCTTGCCTGCAACGCTGCTGGCGAGGATCCGCGCACAGGCGGTTCGCGTCGAAATGAGCGCGCCGGCGATCTATCCGGATCCGCGCGGCGAGCTGGAGTTGCGGCGCGAGATCGCGGCCTACCTTGCGCTGGCACGCGGAATCGCGTGCGCGCCGTCCCAGATCGTCATCACCGGCGGTTTCAGCGGCGGCCTTGGTCTCGCGCTCCGGGTGCTCGGCCTCGAGCAGGAGAAGGTGTGGATGGAGGACCCGGGCTTCCCGTTCACCCGCCACGGCCTCGAGCTGGCGCGATTATCGGTCGTGCCGATCCCGGTCGATGCGGATGGCATCGACGTCACTTATGGGCTGCAACATGCCCCTGACGCTGCGCTGGCCGTCGTGACGCCAGGGCAGCAGGCGCCACTCGGATCGACGCTGTCGCTGGAAAGACGCGCGCGTCTGCTCGACTGGGCCGCACAGGGCAAGGCGTGGGTGATCGAGGACGACTATCTCAGCGAGCTCCAGCTCAAGGGCCGCGCCACGCCGGCGCTCGCCTCGCTCGACCGCGCCGGCCGCGTCATTCACATCGGCTCCTTCAGCAAGACCGTGACGCCGACGTTACGGCTCGGCTTTGTCGTTGCGCCCACAGCTCTCGCCTCGCGCTTTGCCGAAGCCGCAGCCTGCCTTGCGCCGGCGCCCGGGCCCGCGGTGCAGCTGGCGATGGCCGATTTCATCCGCGAGGGTCATTATCTGCGGCATCTTCGACGCACCAAGCGGGCCTACGCAGCGCAAGCCGATACGTTGCTGAAACTGCTCCGCGCCCGCACCGCCAATGTCGCACTTGCAGGATTGGCCGCAGTCCTGCGCCTGCCGAACGGAACATCCGACCTCTCCATCGCCAGGGAAGCGGCATCGTTCGGACTGGCGCCTACGCCGCTGTCGCTGTGGTATGCGTCCGAGGCATCGGCGCGGCCGGGACTGCTGCTGGGTATCGCCACATCTCCACAAAAGCGCATCGAGGCGTCCTGCGAGAAGCTATTCGAGATCATCGAACGCCAAGTATGA
- a CDS encoding MDR/zinc-dependent alcohol dehydrogenase-like family protein, with the protein MKAAVLKSFGSPLVIENAPDPVLGTGEVVVDVVATRVLSYMNEVFDGTRNYALDLPIIPGPGGIGRVRAIGPDATKLAVGDWVFCDPTVRSRDDVVAPDIALQGLTAAGPGGMRLQRHFRHGSFAEQMRVPTENVKRLGAITSEEATQWCALGTLLVPYGGFLAANLQAGETVLVSGATGNFGSAAVSVALAMGAACVVTPGRNEKILADLVRRFGSRVKPVRLTGNEDDDREAMKRAAPGPIDCVFDIMPPSVSPIVVRAAVMTVRAYGRVVLMGGVGMAGGPGLELPYPWLMRNCISIHGVWMYPPDAASRLIALVRSGLLRLDEYQTTAFDLDHANEAVAHAAANGGPFRLTVIRP; encoded by the coding sequence ATGAAAGCTGCCGTACTCAAATCCTTTGGATCGCCGCTGGTGATCGAGAATGCCCCCGATCCGGTGCTCGGCACCGGCGAGGTCGTCGTCGACGTCGTCGCGACGCGCGTCTTGTCCTACATGAACGAGGTGTTCGACGGGACCCGCAACTACGCGCTCGACCTGCCGATCATCCCGGGCCCCGGCGGCATCGGGCGGGTGCGCGCGATCGGTCCGGATGCGACCAAGCTTGCCGTCGGCGACTGGGTGTTCTGCGATCCGACCGTGCGTTCGCGCGACGATGTCGTCGCGCCTGATATCGCGCTGCAGGGGCTCACGGCCGCCGGCCCCGGCGGCATGCGCCTGCAACGGCATTTTCGCCACGGCTCGTTCGCCGAGCAGATGCGCGTGCCGACCGAGAACGTCAAACGCCTCGGCGCAATCACGTCGGAGGAAGCCACGCAATGGTGCGCGCTGGGGACGCTGCTGGTTCCCTATGGCGGCTTCCTCGCCGCCAACCTGCAAGCAGGCGAAACCGTGCTGGTGAGCGGGGCCACCGGCAATTTCGGCAGCGCTGCGGTGTCGGTCGCACTCGCGATGGGCGCCGCCTGCGTGGTGACGCCGGGCCGCAACGAAAAGATCCTCGCCGACCTCGTCCGCCGCTTCGGCAGCCGCGTGAAGCCGGTCAGGCTCACCGGCAATGAGGACGACGACCGCGAAGCGATGAAGCGCGCCGCGCCGGGGCCGATCGATTGCGTGTTCGACATCATGCCGCCCTCGGTGAGCCCGATTGTCGTGCGCGCGGCCGTGATGACGGTGCGCGCCTATGGCCGTGTCGTGCTGATGGGCGGCGTCGGCATGGCCGGTGGTCCCGGCCTCGAACTGCCCTACCCCTGGCTCATGCGCAACTGCATCAGCATCCACGGCGTCTGGATGTATCCGCCGGATGCAGCAAGCCGCCTGATCGCGCTGGTGCGGTCCGGGCTGCTGCGCCTCGACGAATACCAGACGACGGCGTTCGATCTCGACCATGCCAACGAGGCGGTGGCCCATGCCGCGGCCAATGGCGGACCGTTCAGATTGACGGTGATCAGGCCGTAA
- a CDS encoding outer membrane protein — translation MKKNLLLAAVSLVALSATAPALAADLAARPYTKAPAMVATIYDWSGFYIGINGGGGSSHATWDFVGVGREGSHDATGGTVGGQVGYRWQSGQWVFGVEGQGNWADFSGDNASALFATRNRTKIDAFGLITGQVGYAWNNVLIYVKGGAAVVSDKYEIFALGGPLLASTSDTRWGGTVGAGLEYGFAPNWSVGVEYNHIFLSGKDVTFAGFAGSEHIKQDVDMGLVRLNYKFGGPLVGRY, via the coding sequence ATGAAAAAGAATCTGTTGCTTGCCGCTGTGAGCCTCGTCGCGCTCAGCGCGACTGCGCCGGCGCTGGCTGCTGATCTCGCTGCGCGTCCTTACACCAAGGCGCCCGCGATGGTCGCGACGATCTATGACTGGAGCGGCTTCTACATCGGTATCAACGGCGGCGGCGGTTCCTCGCATGCGACCTGGGATTTCGTCGGCGTCGGCCGCGAAGGCTCGCACGATGCGACCGGCGGCACGGTCGGTGGCCAGGTCGGCTATCGCTGGCAGTCCGGCCAGTGGGTGTTCGGCGTTGAAGGCCAGGGCAACTGGGCCGACTTCTCCGGCGACAACGCCAGCGCGCTGTTCGCCACCCGCAACCGCACCAAGATCGACGCGTTCGGTCTGATCACCGGCCAGGTCGGCTACGCCTGGAACAACGTGCTCATCTACGTCAAGGGTGGTGCGGCTGTGGTCAGCGACAAGTACGAGATCTTCGCGCTCGGTGGTCCGCTGCTCGCTTCGACCAGCGACACCCGCTGGGGCGGCACGGTCGGTGCCGGCCTCGAGTACGGCTTCGCTCCGAACTGGTCGGTTGGCGTCGAGTACAACCACATCTTCCTGTCGGGCAAGGACGTCACCTTCGCTGGCTTCGCCGGCTCCGAGCACATCAAGCAGGACGTCGACATGGGTCTCGTCCGTCTGAACTACAAGTTCGGCGGCCCGCTCGTCGGCCGTTACTGA